The region ACGAACTGTTCCGCCGGATCACCTTTTTCAAACGAAGGGTCTATCGGCAGGTGGTCGACTATTTCATCAAAAAAGGATTGTTGTAGATGCTCATCGTACAGAAATACGGCGGAACCAGTGTCGGAAGCCTGGAACGCATCGAAAATGTCGCCAAGCGAGTGGCCAAGGCACGGGAAGAGGGGAATGATCTGGTCGTGGTCGTCTCGGCTATGAGCGGGGAGACCAACAAGCTCATCGACTATGCCCACCACTTCTCCAAGACCCCTTCCAAGCGGGAAATGGATATCCTGCTCAGCTCCGGCGAGCGGGTCACTGCTTCGCTTTTGGCCATCGCTTTGCAGGAGATGGGCTACGACGCCATTGCGATGACCGGCCGTCAGGCGGGGATCAAGACCGACGGCACCCACACCTATGCCCGAATCGAGTCGATCGATACTTCCGCCATCGAAGAGCGGATCAAAGAGGGCAAGATCGTCATCGTCGCCGGTTTTCAGGGGATCAATGAGAAGGGAGAGGTCACGACCCTCGGCCGGGGCGGCAGCGACCTCAGCGCTGTGGCGCTGGCGGGGGCCCTGCACGCCGATGCCTGTGAAATCTATAGCGACGTCGACGGCATCTACACTACTGATCCGCGTATTGAACCCAAAGCCAAAAAGCTCGATTACATCTCCTACGACGAGATGCTGGAGCTCTCCAGCCTGGGAGCGAAGGTTTTGCAGAACCGCTCCGTGGAACTGGCCAAGAAGATGGGGGTCAAGATCATCGCCAAGAGTTCGTTCAGTGACGGACCGGGTACAATTATCGCAGAGGAGAATGAAGCAATGGAAGCAGTTTTGGTCAGCGGAATCGCACTAGATAAGAATCAGGCAAGGGTCTCCTTGCGGGATGTGGAGGATCGTCCCGGGATCGCGGCGGAGATCTTCAACCGCCTGGCCGATGAGCAGATCAATGTCGATATGATTATCCAGAATGCCAGCAAAGAGGGGAAGACCAACCTCGGTTTTACCGTCCCCCAGAGTGAGCTGGAGGCGGCCAAGAAGGTCATCGGCAGCTTCGAGAAGGATTTCGGCGAAGCCGATTACGATGAGAATGTCTGCAAAGTCTCCATCGTCGGGGTCGGGATGAAGTCCCACAGCGGCATCGCCGCCAAAGCCTTCAGCGCGATGGCCGAGAATAACATCAACATCGAGATGATCTCCACCAGTGAGATCAAGATCTCGATGATCGTCGACGAAAAATACGGCGAATTGGCGGTACGGGTGCTCCACGAGACCTACGAACTGGATAAATAATGCAGCAGCTCCTGGAGTGGACCCTGGAGGCGATCCGGGCTGAGAATTCCGATTTCAGCTGGATGGAGGAGTTTCGCTTCGACTGGGTCCCCCCCGCCAAAAGTGCCGTCTCTCGGCTCCTGGAGGGGCAGAGTATGCTGCTGCTGACCGATCCGGCCCGGGAGTGGTTCGCTCATTATGTCCTGGGCTCCATCAACAACCCCCAGCGCCGCCGCCCCTTTCTCCCGGTCTATCCCCTGAAGCAGCTTTTCCCCAACCTCCCGGAGATCGAGAGTTCCCAGGATCAGCAACTGCTGGAGGATATGCTGGAGATCTCTTTTCCCGAGGGGTATTTTTTCTGGTATATCGGCGAGGGGAGCCACCGCTACGCCAAGATCGCCCTGAGTAACGAAGGGAATTTCCTCTGGCTTTTGGATGAGCAGGTCCCGGGGAGCTTTTCCCTGCGCCGGCACGACCCGCTCCTGGATATCAAGCTCCTGCAACTCTATCGCCTCTTCGACCGGACGGTGGAGGCGGCCCTCTTCAATGAGGTGGCGTTGGATTGATGGATTGGCTCAAAAGCCGGGTCCTGGTGACCTCCGCCCCCTTCGAAAGCCTTGCCGAGGAGATCGGAGAATCGGTTCAGCGTATGGGAGCAAGGCTCATCCCCATCCTCAGGGAAGGGAGCTTCAAGGTCGAGGATGTCTCCCTGGCCCTGGAAAAGGCTTATCTGGCCAGCGAAGAGCCCCAGGTGATCCTGCTGGGGGGTGACAGCTTCAGCGACGTAGTGCAGAACAAACTCCTCAAAGTGATCGAAGAGCCTCCCCCCAACAAGAGTTTCATCCTCCTTTTTCGCTCCAAAGCTTCAGTGTTGCCCACGATCCGCTCCCGCCTGCCCATCACAGTGATGGATCGGGGAAGGGCGGATGTCGAGCTGGAGCTCGACGTGAAAAACCTGGAGATCGCTTCGGTCTATGACTTTCTCCAAAAACACAACCGCATCGGGGCTGCGGAGGCGCGTCCCCTGGTGGAGGCTCTCCTGAAAAAGGCCATCGAGAGCGGAGCGTACGATCTGGACGAGCGGGCGCTGGATACTTTTCGGGATGTCGTGAGGGCCCTGGATGTGGGATCGCCGGGCTCCTTTGTCCTGACCACGGTGCTGCTGAAGCTTTTGGCCAAACGCAAGCGCCGGCAGAAACGCTGAAAGGAGTGCTGATGGAGCTTTATCGGATCGGAATCGTACGGGAACGCAAGCGGGTCCTCCGGGAACTCGGTGTCGAGAGCGGCGGGGTGAAGATTATGGCGGAGAAGATGCAGACCCTCTGGATCAAGATCCGCCGTCTGCGCACACCCGCCGCCAACATCCTCAAGCAGGATGCCCTGAGTATCGGCGCCGACCTGGCGGTGCCGAGCGGTGTGATCACCTGCGAGACGGAGTATGTGGATGCCCTGCTCATCGCTACCCGCGCCCAATTGCGGACCTTGGCTCGCAAAGAGCGGGCCCAACCCTTCGGCCTGAAGCGTCTGGCGGGGGAGTTGGAGGGCTTTTTGAATGAGCCCGGAGAGCCGGTGAAGATTATGGGGGTCCTCAATGCCAACGAGGACAGCTTTTACGCCGGAAGCCGCTTTCTGGGTGAGGCGGCCGTTGAGAGGATCGAGGCGATGATCGGGGAGGGCGCGGCGATCATCGACATCGGCGGCGTCTCCTCCCGCCCCGGATCGGAGCCGGTCTCTGCCGAAGAGGAGCTGGAACGGGTGCGCCCCATCTGTGAGGCGCTCGAGCGCTCAGGCCTGACGGAGAAAGCCCTCTTCAGTATCGACAGCTATACCCCTGCGGTGGTGGAGTATGCTCTCCAAAAAGGCTTCGGCCTCATCAACGATATCACCGGCGCGACGGATGAGCGCATTATCGCCCTGGCCAAGGCTTACCAGGCGCGGCTCTGCATTATGCATATGCAGGGCACCCCCCAGACGATGCAGCTCGATCCCCACTACGAGGATGTGACCGCCGAGGTGGATGCCTTTTTCACCGAGCGGATCGAAGCGTGCGAAGCGGCGGGCCTGTCGAGAGATCAGTTGATCTTGGATGTGGGGATCGGTTTCGGCAAAACCCTGGAGCACAATCTGGAACTTCTGCGCAACCACGCCAATTTCCTGCGCCACGGATGCGAACTGCTCATCGGCGCGAGTCGCAAATCGATGATCGACAGGATCATCCCCACCCCCACCGAAGCCCGTCTGCCCGGGACTTTGGCTATCCATCTCAAAGCGGTGGAGAACGGCGCCACCATTGTCCGTTGTCACGACGTGGCCGAGCATCGGCAGGCCTTGGCGGTTTGGGAAGCGATAGGACTTTGAGGGATGGAAGATCGAAAATTTCTCTTAATTTTTTATCTATAAAATATAAAGTTAGATTTTTTTTAGATTGAGCTATGATATCTCATAAAATAAAATGGAGTTTATAAGATGGCAAAAGTGCAATCAGTTGAACCTAATATCGCAGATTTAGTTAATGGATGGTTGAAGTCTTATAAGTTGCCTTACAAGCTTGAACAAGAATCTCTGAACAGCGAAATTGATAAGGCTTTGGATGAATACTACTCTAAAAGCGGAGGTAAGGGTGGGAATCGTCCTGATGCTAAACTTTTATTGCAAGATAAACAACTCAATTATTACCCAGTTCTTATTGAGTATAAAGGTTATAAAGGCAAGCTTGTAAAACTTGATGCTGACGGTCAGGTTGACAATATGACTGCAAAAAATGAGCCAAATTTTAATAATATTAAAAACTATGCTGTCAATGGAGCGGTTCATTATGCAAATGCTGTTTTACATCACACAAGTTATACTGATATTATCGCTATTGGTGTGACAGGCTACAAAGACAGCTCTGGTAAGCTACAGCATGAAATTGGTGTGTATTTTGTTTCAAAAGACAATTTTGGAGTTGGTCAAAAAGTAGGAGATTATACGGATCTTTCTTTTTTGGCTCCTGAATATTTTGATGATTTTATTGAAAAAGTAAAATCATTGAGTTTGTCAGATGAAGAATTAGAGAGAATTAAAGCACAGAGAGAAAAAGAAATTGATACCAGTTTACGCAAACTCAATCAGGATATTTACGAAAACGAAAAGGGTTTGTCTGAAAATGATCGTGTTTATCTTGTTGCCGCATCCATTATTGCCACATTGGGGGTTCCTAACAAAGTGGCACCTCTTGAAAAGTCAGAATTGAAATCATTAACCGAAGAGGGGAATCGTGACGGTGATATTATTGTTAGAAAAATTCGGGCGTTTTTAAAACATAAAAATATCCCGGAAGGCAAAAAGGAATTGATCGTCAGAACGCTCTCAAACACTTTATTAACGGAGAATATCAATAAGCCTGTCGATGGAGAAAGCCAGTTAAAACGTGTTTTTAGCAAGATAGTTGATGACTTGGGAATTTATTATAAAATTGGTTTAACTACTGACTTCACAGGTAAGCTGTTCAATGAAATGTACGGGTGGCTAGGCTTTTCTCAAGACAAACTAAATGACGTGGTTCTTACCCCTTCCTATATTGCAAATCTCTTGGTAAAGCTTGCACGAGTGAACAAAGATTCCTATGTATGGGACTTCGCTACGGGTTCAGCAGGTTTATTGGTGGCAGCTATGAATGAAATGATTAACGATGCAAGAAACACCATTGCATCTCCGGAAGAACTTGCGCATAAAGAAGCTAAAATCAAAGCAGAACAGCTCCTTGGATTAGAGGTCCTTTCCAATATTTATATGTTGGCAATTTTGAATATGATTTTGATGGGCGATGGTAGCTCCAATATTCTTAATGAGGATTCACTTACCTTTGATGGGAAATATGGCTATGGTAAAACTAATGAACGATTCCCAGCCGATGCATTTATCCTCAATCCCCCCTATTCGGCCGAAGGTAATGGTATGGTCTTTGTGGAAAAGGCCTTGAATATGATGAATAAAGGTTATGCCGCCATCATCATTCAAGGCTCAGCGGGTTCAGGAAAAGCTAAGGAGATTAACAAACGCATACTTAAAAAACATACACTAATTGCCAGTATAAAGATGCCAAGTGATCTTTTCATCGGTAAATCGAGTGTACAAACCTATATTTATGTGTTTCGTGTCAATGAAGCGCATCACAAAGATGAAAGGGTAAAGTTTATTGATTTTTCCAATGATGGTTATACTCGATCCAATCGTAAAAGAGCTAAAAATAATATTAAAGATACAGACCGTGCCAAAGAACGTTACCAAGAGCTCGTGGATTTGGTAAGATTTGGTAAAAGCAAACTGAATATATTGACCGAAA is a window of Nitratifractor salsuginis DSM 16511 DNA encoding:
- a CDS encoding HobA family DNA replication regulator, encoding MQQLLEWTLEAIRAENSDFSWMEEFRFDWVPPAKSAVSRLLEGQSMLLLTDPAREWFAHYVLGSINNPQRRRPFLPVYPLKQLFPNLPEIESSQDQQLLEDMLEISFPEGYFFWYIGEGSHRYAKIALSNEGNFLWLLDEQVPGSFSLRRHDPLLDIKLLQLYRLFDRTVEAALFNEVALD
- a CDS encoding HsdM family class I SAM-dependent methyltransferase, coding for MAKVQSVEPNIADLVNGWLKSYKLPYKLEQESLNSEIDKALDEYYSKSGGKGGNRPDAKLLLQDKQLNYYPVLIEYKGYKGKLVKLDADGQVDNMTAKNEPNFNNIKNYAVNGAVHYANAVLHHTSYTDIIAIGVTGYKDSSGKLQHEIGVYFVSKDNFGVGQKVGDYTDLSFLAPEYFDDFIEKVKSLSLSDEELERIKAQREKEIDTSLRKLNQDIYENEKGLSENDRVYLVAASIIATLGVPNKVAPLEKSELKSLTEEGNRDGDIIVRKIRAFLKHKNIPEGKKELIVRTLSNTLLTENINKPVDGESQLKRVFSKIVDDLGIYYKIGLTTDFTGKLFNEMYGWLGFSQDKLNDVVLTPSYIANLLVKLARVNKDSYVWDFATGSAGLLVAAMNEMINDARNTIASPEELAHKEAKIKAEQLLGLEVLSNIYMLAILNMILMGDGSSNILNEDSLTFDGKYGYGKTNERFPADAFILNPPYSAEGNGMVFVEKALNMMNKGYAAIIIQGSAGSGKAKEINKRILKKHTLIASIKMPSDLFIGKSSVQTYIYVFRVNEAHHKDERVKFIDFSNDGYTRSNRKRAKNNIKDTDRAKERYQELVDLVRFGKSKLNILTENEYYENTIDPDNGADWNQSIPIDTKPTLEDFKRTVSDYLAWEVSQLLKKQGDTSGK
- the folP gene encoding dihydropteroate synthase, encoding MELYRIGIVRERKRVLRELGVESGGVKIMAEKMQTLWIKIRRLRTPAANILKQDALSIGADLAVPSGVITCETEYVDALLIATRAQLRTLARKERAQPFGLKRLAGELEGFLNEPGEPVKIMGVLNANEDSFYAGSRFLGEAAVERIEAMIGEGAAIIDIGGVSSRPGSEPVSAEEELERVRPICEALERSGLTEKALFSIDSYTPAVVEYALQKGFGLINDITGATDERIIALAKAYQARLCIMHMQGTPQTMQLDPHYEDVTAEVDAFFTERIEACEAAGLSRDQLILDVGIGFGKTLEHNLELLRNHANFLRHGCELLIGASRKSMIDRIIPTPTEARLPGTLAIHLKAVENGATIVRCHDVAEHRQALAVWEAIGL
- a CDS encoding DNA polymerase III, delta' subunit — encoded protein: MDWLKSRVLVTSAPFESLAEEIGESVQRMGARLIPILREGSFKVEDVSLALEKAYLASEEPQVILLGGDSFSDVVQNKLLKVIEEPPPNKSFILLFRSKASVLPTIRSRLPITVMDRGRADVELELDVKNLEIASVYDFLQKHNRIGAAEARPLVEALLKKAIESGAYDLDERALDTFRDVVRALDVGSPGSFVLTTVLLKLLAKRKRRQKR
- a CDS encoding aspartate kinase, producing MLIVQKYGGTSVGSLERIENVAKRVAKAREEGNDLVVVVSAMSGETNKLIDYAHHFSKTPSKREMDILLSSGERVTASLLAIALQEMGYDAIAMTGRQAGIKTDGTHTYARIESIDTSAIEERIKEGKIVIVAGFQGINEKGEVTTLGRGGSDLSAVALAGALHADACEIYSDVDGIYTTDPRIEPKAKKLDYISYDEMLELSSLGAKVLQNRSVELAKKMGVKIIAKSSFSDGPGTIIAEENEAMEAVLVSGIALDKNQARVSLRDVEDRPGIAAEIFNRLADEQINVDMIIQNASKEGKTNLGFTVPQSELEAAKKVIGSFEKDFGEADYDENVCKVSIVGVGMKSHSGIAAKAFSAMAENNINIEMISTSEIKISMIVDEKYGELAVRVLHETYELDK